From a single Halobacteriovorax sp. HLS genomic region:
- the tgt gene encoding tRNA guanosine(34) transglycosylase Tgt gives MSRIQDQVKEHFDFKLVHQDKNSKARAGVIRTPNGDIPTPVFMPVGTHGAVKALQPSVLEDMDTKIILSNTYHLHLSPGSDLIKKAGGLHKWMGWPRPILTDSGGFQVFSLQKKGIREEGAEFKDHKGKSVLLSPETSIEIQQNLGSDIMMAFDECIPYPATREYTKTSIDRTHRWLDRCITTWTNPKQALFGIIQGSTYDDYRSECVDELVKRDLPGYAIGGVSVGEGPELMEKIVTYTAPLMPVDKPRYVMGVGNPEDLLMIWENGIDMSDCIIPTKFARGGTLFTNRGKIRIKHKNYRRDFFPIEPNCECYACKNFTRSYVKHLFDSNEILGAILATAHNIAFYKSLAERAREAILEDRFTEFKKDFLEKYNKS, from the coding sequence ATGTCCAGAATCCAGGACCAAGTTAAAGAACACTTTGACTTTAAATTAGTACATCAAGACAAGAATTCAAAAGCACGTGCAGGTGTAATCCGAACACCAAACGGCGATATACCTACTCCAGTTTTTATGCCAGTTGGAACACATGGTGCTGTAAAAGCACTTCAACCAAGTGTTCTAGAAGATATGGATACAAAAATAATCCTCTCAAATACTTATCACTTACATCTAAGCCCAGGGTCTGATCTTATTAAGAAGGCCGGAGGACTACATAAGTGGATGGGATGGCCTAGACCTATTCTAACAGACTCTGGAGGATTCCAAGTATTCTCTTTGCAAAAGAAGGGAATTAGAGAAGAAGGAGCTGAGTTTAAAGACCATAAAGGAAAGTCAGTTCTCCTTTCACCAGAAACAAGTATTGAAATACAGCAAAATCTTGGCTCAGATATTATGATGGCCTTTGATGAATGTATCCCTTACCCAGCTACTAGAGAGTACACTAAGACTTCTATCGATAGAACTCACAGATGGCTTGATAGATGTATCACAACTTGGACTAATCCAAAGCAGGCCCTATTTGGAATCATTCAAGGTTCAACATATGATGATTATAGATCTGAATGTGTTGATGAACTTGTTAAAAGAGATCTACCTGGATACGCAATTGGTGGAGTATCAGTTGGAGAAGGCCCAGAGCTAATGGAGAAAATTGTTACTTATACTGCTCCACTAATGCCAGTTGATAAACCTCGATATGTTATGGGAGTTGGTAATCCAGAAGACCTTCTTATGATTTGGGAAAATGGAATTGATATGAGTGATTGTATTATTCCTACTAAATTTGCACGTGGTGGAACTCTATTTACAAACAGAGGTAAGATTAGAATTAAGCATAAGAACTATAGAAGAGACTTTTTTCCAATAGAGCCAAATTGTGAATGTTACGCTTGTAAGAACTTTACTCGCTCTTATGTTAAACACTTATTTGACTCTAATGAGATCTTAGGTGCAATCCTTGCGACTGCTCATAATATAGCTTTCTACAAATCCCTTGCTGAAAGAGCAAGAGAAGCAATATTAGAAGATAGATTTACTGAATTTAAAAAGGACTTCTTAGAGAAGTACAATAAGAGCTAA
- a CDS encoding FHA domain-containing protein, protein MTRPLSFELEINFPDQSPHNIPLENKLSLGSTDVSELCIEDYGLAPMHLSFRVHNGILSLHNLGGTYPTHLGEQKLNHGKMYLLNIGDIIKCGEVQIKILEGSIEQTPPAPATEQTEPENIDDTFEEMKVTEEQQAPIDEAPTPDELSDTIFEDETDPSFQFDSMTEEQIQESEEDDDEDHSFLEGVKGSTLIERLKTRFLKRDFSEDPRKIEIKKSAATIVKVSPPGPFLRLFALVINASITYTLVFEFLKDSSVATHFSAAYNKLLPLIKEVPYSHHITESLFSIILTFIALDLISSLIFGVNIGQLLVGIKSSRGVLISRIQAILRSLISVVTTPLLIFDAPCVIGKRTLKEFITGSALTSRSKIFSIISFILILPIFILLPFVSPVILNLSEFDNYTVNESLNVKVPKEFRATKVWPLKPMKLKFSGKWNENFRVIPSPSVKENQSSLEIISLNEKLVSTSIKLQQTQSLSKIFPKLATINPVFKYQYQHLYKTLTSKKDLNLSKESIADIQSLVLNSLSMNLEKAPALLIEHGPFVKDLIFVNSFLKDKVSLTSKSSIEFYTSDKKFLLFVTNSTRKKQVINILMVNQLGEMNVYKSISNKVHASDHLSVTKLLFQNALIVKDSDTASSWDSAKMLELYSDLHSSKRDLKDIEIASSYEYYFELARKLVQLSTKSDSYAAHIDFLTKQIQSTNIFLEELIEFKQLRGVEELHSSLKKLSFALNEKNLSFFSL, encoded by the coding sequence TTGACTCGGCCACTTAGTTTTGAATTAGAGATTAACTTTCCAGATCAATCTCCGCATAATATTCCACTTGAAAACAAGCTTTCTCTAGGCTCAACGGATGTAAGTGAATTATGCATAGAAGATTATGGACTTGCTCCAATGCATCTAAGTTTTAGAGTTCACAACGGTATCCTCTCTTTGCATAACTTAGGCGGAACTTACCCTACTCATCTTGGAGAGCAAAAGCTCAATCATGGAAAGATGTATCTTCTTAATATAGGAGATATTATAAAGTGTGGTGAAGTTCAGATAAAGATCTTAGAAGGTTCTATAGAACAGACTCCACCTGCCCCGGCAACAGAGCAAACTGAACCAGAAAATATAGATGATACTTTTGAAGAGATGAAAGTCACTGAAGAGCAGCAAGCTCCAATAGATGAGGCTCCAACGCCAGATGAACTAAGCGACACAATCTTTGAAGACGAGACTGATCCAAGTTTTCAATTTGATTCTATGACTGAGGAGCAAATACAAGAATCTGAAGAAGATGATGATGAAGATCATTCATTCCTTGAAGGAGTTAAGGGTTCGACTTTAATAGAGAGATTAAAAACTCGTTTTTTAAAGAGAGACTTCTCTGAAGATCCAAGAAAAATTGAAATAAAGAAATCAGCTGCGACAATTGTAAAAGTTTCTCCACCAGGTCCTTTCTTAAGGCTTTTCGCTCTCGTTATTAACGCTTCAATTACATACACACTTGTCTTTGAATTTTTAAAAGACTCCTCTGTCGCAACTCATTTTAGTGCTGCTTACAATAAGCTCTTACCCCTAATTAAAGAAGTCCCATACTCTCATCATATTACTGAGAGTTTATTTTCTATAATTCTTACTTTTATTGCTCTGGATCTTATAAGCTCTCTCATTTTTGGAGTAAATATTGGACAACTTCTAGTAGGAATTAAGTCTAGCCGTGGAGTACTTATCTCTAGGATTCAAGCAATCCTTAGAAGTCTTATCTCGGTTGTGACAACGCCACTATTAATCTTCGATGCACCTTGTGTTATTGGGAAAAGAACTTTAAAAGAATTTATAACAGGATCTGCTCTAACGAGTAGATCGAAGATTTTTTCTATAATTTCTTTTATTCTAATTCTTCCTATATTTATTTTACTTCCTTTTGTCAGTCCTGTGATTTTGAACCTTAGTGAGTTTGATAACTACACTGTAAATGAGTCCCTAAATGTAAAAGTTCCAAAGGAGTTTCGTGCTACTAAAGTATGGCCCCTAAAGCCTATGAAGTTAAAGTTTTCAGGCAAGTGGAATGAAAACTTTAGAGTGATTCCTTCACCCTCAGTAAAAGAAAACCAAAGTTCTTTAGAAATAATAAGCTTAAATGAAAAACTTGTCTCAACTAGTATTAAGCTTCAGCAGACGCAATCACTAAGTAAGATTTTCCCTAAGTTAGCTACAATTAACCCAGTATTTAAGTACCAGTATCAACACTTGTACAAGACCCTTACGAGTAAAAAAGATTTAAACCTAAGTAAAGAGTCTATTGCAGATATTCAAAGCCTAGTGCTTAACTCTCTATCGATGAACTTAGAAAAAGCTCCTGCCCTACTTATAGAGCATGGACCTTTTGTAAAAGATCTCATTTTCGTCAACTCATTTCTAAAAGATAAAGTGTCCCTAACGAGCAAGTCTAGTATTGAATTCTACACGAGTGATAAGAAATTCTTATTATTTGTAACCAATTCTACGAGAAAGAAACAAGTCATCAATATTTTAATGGTAAACCAATTAGGCGAGATGAATGTCTACAAATCTATATCCAACAAGGTTCATGCTTCAGATCATCTGTCAGTCACTAAGCTTTTATTTCAAAATGCTCTCATAGTTAAAGATAGCGACACGGCCAGCTCTTGGGATAGTGCGAAGATGCTTGAGTTATATAGTGACTTACATAGCTCCAAAAGAGATTTAAAAGATATTGAAATAGCCTCAAGTTACGAATACTACTTTGAGCTAGCAAGGAAGTTAGTACAGCTTAGTACAAAGAGCGATAGCTACGCGGCCCATATTGATTTTTTAACTAAACAAATTCAAAGTACAAATATATTCTTAGAAGAGCTAATTGAATTCAAGCAACTTAGAGGAGTTGAAGAACTTCATTCTTCCCTAAAGAAGCTCTCTTTTGCTCTTAATGAGAAGAATTTATCATTTTTTAGTCTTTAA
- a CDS encoding DEAD/DEAH box helicase, whose protein sequence is MANFNDLLQHDELKAYIKEQGFQYPTPVQLKGIPLLSDKKSISLLGKTGTGKTLAYALPIVQNVKNDEQSGVETKAGHPKAVIVLPTKELTSQVFQVFKDISHFSKLRVRKLLGGEKGQKSKDLGSQSFEILITGPGRLAAMLEKKELSLTDTKYLILDEADTLLDMGFFKEIKKLWSFCEWEGTTVGLISATMPNDFDKFKDEVFEKVDFEMLEVGGHGIKQDIETFNIDLSFKEKEKMTKLFLEKQPSGSGMIFCNRKETSEELHKFLKEQFPSKRFYILHGEMEAKERTSSFNKFKEKGGIMVCTDIAARGIDIPALGWVLNYDLPFEAVFYIHRSGRVGRGGRKGSVYNFVTSKDFNLIGRINTSIKEQSLIKLTTINTKLQRDMAKKKEQKKLPSEPVKKVRKKRPQVGGNKSPRYKKGK, encoded by the coding sequence ATGGCCAACTTTAATGACCTATTACAACACGATGAACTTAAAGCTTATATCAAAGAACAAGGCTTTCAGTATCCTACTCCTGTTCAATTAAAGGGAATACCACTTCTTAGTGATAAGAAATCAATTTCATTACTAGGTAAAACAGGAACTGGTAAAACATTAGCCTACGCACTTCCTATTGTTCAAAATGTTAAGAATGACGAACAAAGTGGAGTTGAAACTAAGGCCGGGCACCCTAAAGCTGTTATCGTTCTTCCAACGAAAGAATTAACTTCTCAAGTGTTTCAAGTTTTTAAAGATATATCTCACTTTTCTAAACTAAGAGTTAGAAAACTCTTAGGTGGAGAGAAAGGACAAAAGAGTAAAGACCTTGGTTCTCAAAGCTTTGAAATTTTAATTACTGGTCCTGGTAGACTTGCGGCCATGCTTGAGAAAAAGGAATTATCACTTACTGATACTAAGTATCTCATCCTAGATGAAGCAGATACACTTTTAGATATGGGATTCTTTAAAGAGATCAAGAAACTGTGGAGCTTTTGTGAATGGGAAGGAACAACTGTAGGGCTTATCTCTGCTACAATGCCAAATGATTTTGATAAATTTAAAGATGAAGTTTTCGAGAAAGTAGATTTCGAAATGTTAGAAGTAGGTGGTCATGGAATTAAGCAAGATATTGAAACTTTCAATATCGATCTTAGCTTTAAAGAAAAAGAAAAAATGACTAAACTCTTCTTAGAAAAACAACCTTCAGGTAGCGGAATGATTTTCTGTAATCGAAAGGAAACTTCCGAAGAGCTACATAAGTTTTTAAAAGAGCAATTTCCAAGTAAGAGATTCTATATTTTACACGGGGAGATGGAAGCAAAAGAGCGAACAAGCTCGTTTAATAAGTTCAAAGAAAAAGGCGGTATAATGGTTTGTACCGACATCGCTGCTCGAGGTATTGATATACCAGCTCTTGGTTGGGTTCTAAACTACGATCTTCCTTTTGAGGCCGTATTCTATATTCATAGATCAGGTAGAGTAGGAAGAGGTGGTAGAAAAGGATCTGTTTATAACTTCGTAACGAGTAAGGACTTTAACCTTATTGGTCGTATTAATACATCTATTAAAGAGCAATCTCTAATAAAGCTAACGACAATCAATACTAAGCTTCAAAGAGATATGGCGAAGAAGAAAGAACAGAAAAAGCTTCCTAGTGAACCAGTCAAGAAAGTGAGAAAGAAAAGACCTCAAGTAGGTGGAAACAAGTCCCCAAGATATAAAAAGGGTAAATGA